The Rosa rugosa chromosome 3, drRosRugo1.1, whole genome shotgun sequence sequence GGGCACAGGTGAGAATGGAACCGAAACGAGTCTTGCTATCTTATTTACTTCTTTCAAAAGAAATTCCAGCTTTTCTTAATTGAAgatattctttctttttatcaTGAGTGGCTTCTTGTCATTCGAAGAACTCTTTCTTAGTTGATTGCACCTCGGTCTTATATGTCCTCTCTTTCCACAATGATGACACACAGGCACAAAATTCTTCAACATTGGTTTAGGTTCTTCACGCACAGGGAAAGTGGATTGTGACGAGGAATGATCAGAACCTTTAACAAACTTGATGACATGCTCTCCTTTGGATGAACTTTCAACATCATATCCCAGGCCATGTTTATCTCCAAATTTTTTACCAATCATTAGAATATTTTCTAACTTTTCACCACTTGAAGAATTGCATCCACCCTTGGTTTTCATTTGCTCAAGCTTATATAACAGACAAGCCTTTTCAGTTTTAAGCTCCTCAACTTTATCACATCTCTCTTGGTACTTTTGTTGAAGGGATTGAAAGTCCTCCACAAGAGACTTTCTCACTGCAACACCTGCCTCCAATTGGGATTGAAATCCAGCTTCAGTCCTACTAATATTAGTCTTCAAGTTCTCAACTTCATTACTCAATTCtaaatttcttttcttcaattcttttgaAGCCTCAGACAACATGATATATTGTTGCATTACTTCCTTAAGATCAAATTCTTCAACTTCAGACTCAGCACCAGTAGTCGTTAATCCTACCAAGGCCACCACTTCAGAATCACTTTCAAGCATAGAGTCATCTTCACTGTCACTCCAAGTAACATTCATTTCTTTATTCCGTTTATTCTTGGACTTCTTCAAGGTATTTGCACATTCAGATGCAATGTGACCAAACCCTTCACATGCAAAACACTTTGGAGCattgttgtttcttttttcatgtGCTCTTTCAAACCTTAAAACCTTATTACCCGGCTTTTCctttattcttgtattcttGGAGCTTGagtcaaaccttgattcacttcttttggatttcctatccttgagaaattttctgaattttcttGTGACAAGATCAATTTCATCTTCATCAGCATCCTCTTCATCTGTTGACTCATCTTCAATGTCTTTCTTCACTTTAAGAGCTATGCTTTTGCTCTTCATTTCATCAGGGAGTTCCATCTCATATGTGGTTAAGTTTCCAATCAATTCTTGCATATTATAGGTATTCAGGTCCTTCGACTCTTGAATGGCTATCTTCTTGGAATGATATTTCATAGGAAGAGACCTGAGTATTTTCTTGACTATTCTGTGCTGAGGCATGGGATCTCCTAAGTTGAAACAACCATTCACAACAACACTGAGCCTAGCATAGAAATCAACAAACTTGTCATCATCACCCATCTTCATATTTTCAAATTGCTAGATAAGTTGCTGAAGCTTGGATTCTCGAACAGCTGTAGTGCCTTCATGAGTAACTTGGAGAATATCCCATGCTTGCTTTGCAGAGTAACAATGAGAAATAAGCTGAAATTTATTAGAGGATACCGCTGTGAAGATAGAGTTTAATGCTTTCTGATTATTTGTACTCTTGGTGTTCTCATCTATAGTCCATTCACTCATTGGCTTCTTAACTTTGGCTTCAACAGTAGAACTGCCCTCTCCAATCTCTTTTGTGTCAACTTTTTCTTTGTGTCAACTTTTTCAGTCTTAGTTGGATACTCCAACCACTTTCAATAACAGTCCATACAGCTACATCCTTTGCCCACAAAAAAGCTTTCATCTTAGCCTTCCATACTGCATAGTTGGTTTTGTCATCAAGAAACGGAGGGTGACTTGTTGACCCAGCTGCACGATCACTTATACCTTCCATTCTGTTTCCTTTGAGGATCTCACTAAGTCCGTCTAGTgacctgctctgatgccaattgTAATTACAGAATGGATGTATGTAATTCTCAACTAACAGAACTGATCAATATGTCAACAACTTTAGAAATCAATCTTAGGAGTGCAGACCTCTTCGCATCCTAATATAGGATTGCAATAGAACTTGAATCCTAATTGAAACTGCAGATCTTTGATCACGTTATGATTTATTCAATTTGCCAAACcatccaaagtaaaatcatcacacataacacaagatctgttgacgcagtaaaaccctccaaagaggtaaacaactgcgggcactatgcCGATGAACAATCCACTATATGAATATGAAAGTACATAAAGATCTTACACAACTCATCTACTAGAACCAATCTAGTGGGCAGCGGTGTCTCCTCCTCTTTGCTACTTCCAAATCAGCAACTTTGTTCTCCTTTGTCAATCTTAAGATGGCACAACTCTCACCTCGGTTGTCaatcacctcaaggcacaaatcatgcatgaactaccaacacacatgaagcataaaaccagaaaactttttTGATAGAAAAAGTTTGAGAATTGATAATCCTTcaagagctaaacaaggaacagctcatgaagaattctcaaCAACAATTTTGGCTCAATTCTTTCTGAGGATGAAAGATCAGAAAGCTCTTTATAAACGTAGCACTAATATCTTTTCTGTTCTGGTGCACGAGCCCTAACAACGtgaaaaacacacacacacacacacatatatatatataaaatatgaatGAACTAGGGTCTCCTAGGGTTTCTACTACGGAAAGGCTTTTCAAAAGAGGTTTTTATCCATGGATTAAAATCAGACGTTTGAAAGGAAAAGCCCATATaccaaatgaagaaagtttgaatgctttggataaaaccttccaaaaattcTCATATCAGTACATTAGGATTGAAAAGATTTTTGCATCCTATAATAGGATTCAAAGGCAAGTTCAATCCTAACCACTTTACAAGCATGCACATGTATGCAAGACATACCTGATTGATGAGAGTGGTACATGAAGCTTGAAGCATTCCATTCTTTCAAGGATCCAAGAGTAGAAAGCTATTACAAGAAACATGACTCTTGGTTGTTGCGCTTAGGAAATGCCAATCAAAATAAACATTGcactaacaaaaatataaaacaaTACCAAATTAAAACTGCGGGAAACCATATGGTCTTTAACAGATATATACATTGCACACTATAAATAGTCGAATACTCAAGCCCCTTTCCACAACGGTCACCGGAAACCCATCTTTCATTTTTACGGTTAGGAAGGCAAGCAACTCTGGCTCCTTCCCATTCTCCCTCTTCTCCGGCCGGCACAACCTTAAACCTCTTCGAAACCTCAGCCACCACCCTTTTCATCTGCAAAAACGACATCTCCTTCCCCAAACAGATCCTCGGGCCCGCCTGAAATATTGGGTAGCTAAACGAGTCCTTCGCCATGAACCTCTGCTTCTCCGTCGCCACATCACGTTCAACCACCTCTTGGGTCAGACCTCGACCCAATCCTTGCCCCATATCTACTCCATCCGCCCCATCGCGTACATGTGGTATATCCCTGTCATCCTCTTCTTCACTTTAGTCCCGTCCGGCAAAATGTCGTCGTTGAGCACCTCCTTTCTCTCCATCGAAACCAGCGGGTACAGCCTCATGCTCTCGCAAAGCGCCGCTTGTGTGTACACCATATCCTTATCTTCGTCATATCCGGCTCCGCTCTCCATTTTCTGATCTCCTTGAGAATTTCTCTTTCGACGTTTGTGTGGTTTGAGATTATTCAGAAGAACAGGTTAGAGCAGCCGAGGTCGTATCCTATCCGGTGAGGATGGAGCTGATGACGATGTCGGTGACAAATTTCTTGTCGGAGTAGACGGAGTTCAAGAACCGAGACAGCAGGTCGTGAGATCTAGAGTCTTCTTCTTGTCTAGTTCGCGTTTCTTTTGCCTGACGATGGTGTTCGCAAACTCTCGGACTTTGGAGACCACACCGCGAAGATGGCTTTCCGACCCAATTCTGAAAGACCGCTTGATCTTCCACATCGAGCGCATGGAACTGAACCTGTCGCAACTCATCTGGACCGCATAGTCGAACGCCATCGCGAATCTAGCTTGAggcaaagaaggaaggagataCTCTGAGTCATACCCGAACCCTACCTGGCAAATGTTGTCGAAGGCGAACTGCAGGAAAATGTCTTGGAAATCGAGAACGGTTCGATCGCTGGAAGATTTGGATAGAATAGGGATCATCTGATCGTATAGCTCAATGTCCACCACCTCTTCCACGAATTTCCTAAGCGACTTTGTGTTGAATTCGTGGCTGGAAAGCTGCCGCTGGGATTTCCAATTGTCACCTTCGGTGTTGAAAATGTTGTCGCCGAGGAGGTCTTGGAGAGTTGTACGGAAGGATTAGCCCTTTTGGTAGATGTGGAACTTTGTCTTGAGGATGTGCTGGACCACGGCCGGGTTGGCAGTGACGACGAAGTGGCGGCCCAGAGAATGGTGGCAAGAAACCAAACCTCCTCTTCTCACTTAACgtttcttggtccatttttaAGTCATTTGTTAGCTGAGCTTAGAGGAAGCagaagagaaaatgaaagagagaaactgagatATTTTCACTAACAAACTTTGGGAGAAATCGTTCCAAATCTGTTACAGTGAGTGGTGAGCTACTTATATACACTTCCAGATTGTATGAGAGTGTGCCACGTGTAGCACAGCTGTAGAGCACTAACATATTACACCTAACTACCTAATTAACACTAATTAAGCTGATAATCGAAAGAAACTAATGAATGGGCTTTTCTTCTGTTAACAACCCTCCTCAGCTTGATGGGAGGAGGCGAACATCAAGCTGGAACATAGATAGACATGTTGAGGGGAGCAGAGACCTTTGGTGAATAAGTCAACGAGCTGTTCTTGAGATGTGACAAACTTCAGTCGAATAGTGCCAGCCTTGACTTGTTCCCTAGTGAAATGAACATCAACCTCAATGTGTTTAAGTTTTGAATGATACACAGGATTTGTAGCCAGGGGTAATGCAGAGATATTATCACAGTGAAGTGTAGGAACACTATCCAAATGCAAATGAAGATCTGTGAACAAAAGCTGCAACCAAAGAAGTTCAGAAGATGTATCAGCCATGCTTTTGTATTCTGCTTTTGTGGAAGACCTTGAGACAGTAGTTTGTTTCTTACTACACCATGAAATAGAAGACTGATTAAGAAGGATAACAAAGCCTGTAGTCGATTTCCTGTCATTTGGATCACCAGCCCAGTCTGCATCACAAAAAGCATGAAGATGAAATTGAGGATTGGAAAAATCATCCCTCCTGAAATGAATGCCATGATTAACAGTTCCTTTAATATATCTGAGAATGCATTTCACAGCATGAAGATGAGCCTCTGTTGGGGAGTGAAGAAACTGACACACAGAATTAACACTATAAGCAATGTCAGGCCTTGTAAATGTAAGATACTGCAAGCAACCAACAAAGCTTCTGAAGTGAGGTATGTCAGATGCACCTAAGAGAGTAACTCCATCTTTGAATAATTTGACACCAGACTAATAGGGAGTTAAGTGTGTGTGACAATCATCTAGGCCTGCTTTATGTACAAGTTCTTTGGCATACTTTTGCTGACAAACAAATAGACCATCATGCTTATATTGAATTTCCAATCCTAGAAAATAGTGTAAatcaccaagatctttcatatcaaactcTGCTTGAAGTTGTTGCTTAATTTCTAATATGAGAACTTCACTATCACCAGTTATTataatatcatcaacatagagtAGAAGATACACCCTAGAACTGCCAGTGATTTTGACAAAAAGTGATGGATCTGCATAAGAACACACAAAGCCTAGAGAAGGGAGAAATTGTGTAAAACGTTCATTCCAGGCTCTTGGAGCTTGCTTGAGACCATAAAGTGATTTATGAAGTTTACAAACATGATGAGGATAACTGGCATTTTCAAAACCACTAGGCTGAACCATGTAGACTTCTTCATTGAGAATACCATATAGAAATGTATTTTTGACATCCATCTGATGAAGTTTCCAACCTGAATAGGCAGCTAGACTTAGAATAAGCCTCACAGTAGTATGTCTGACAACAGGTGAGAAGGTTTCATCATAGTCCACTCCATATTCCTGTGAGAAACCTCTGGCAACCAACCTAGCCTTATGCCTAGCCACAGAGCCATTTGTATTctttttaactttaaaaatcCACTTACATAAAACTAAGTTTTTATCAGGTGGTAATGGAACCAAACTCCAGGTCTGCTGCTTCATAAGAGCATCGTACTCTTCTTGCATTGCATTTTTCCATATAGGACTTGTAAGAGCAATTTTATAGTTATGAGGTTCAGCAATAGACAAATTAGTTGATTTAGCTTGAAGAATAGAAAGAAAGCACTTTTTCTTTAGTATGCCTCTTTTGCTTCTTGTAAGCATAGTGTGATCATTAATAGTAGGATTAGTGAGTCCTTGAACTGGATGCAGGATATTAGTTTTAGAGAATTGAGCTGTAGGCCTAGCCTGATCACAATCTAAGACAAGAGAAATAGAACCATTTCCTAGTTGTGTGTCAAGTGTAACATTACCAGAAGTTTCTCCAAAATTGATGACAGTGTTATGATCAGTACTAAAGGCTAGAACTTCATGTGATAACATGTCAGGTGAGTGATTAGCTAATGAGCCTGAGCGATTTGGTGATACATTATGTACAGGTGAAGCAGGCATATATTCGACAGGCATACTATTTGCAGTGGCAGTAGATGAGTCATTAGTAGTTGCAAAACAAGGTACAGAAGCAGAAGATACCTGAGTAGTTGTGGTGATGTTTTGGACAAGTGCAGGCTGGTGTTGAAGTTGAGGAGACTGAGTAAGAGTTGAGTAAGGATTGAAGGAGGATGTTGGTAAAGTAGATAACCCTGTGGAATTCTGAGCAGCATATGGAAAattattttcttcaaaaaaatacATGTCTTGAAATGATGCATTTCTTGCTTACTGGATTGTAACAGATATAACCCTTGTAACCTGCTGCAAAACCAATGAATATGCACTTTACTGTTTTGGGTTGAAGCTTGTTACTGTTGTGAGTGCTCATAAGAGGATAGCATGCACAGCTAAAAACTCTGAGAATTTCTAGAGATGGAACCTTCTTGTATAATTATTCAAATGGAGACTTCATCTTTAATGCTGGAGTTGGCATTCTGTTTATTA is a genomic window containing:
- the LOC133737395 gene encoding uncharacterized protein LOC133737395; amino-acid sequence: MGDDDKFVDFYARLSVVVNGCFNLGDPMPQHRIVKKILRSLPMKYHSKKIAIQESKDLNTYNMQELIGNLTTYEMELPDEMKSKSIALKVKKDIEDESTDEEDADEDEIDLKSKNKRNKEMNVTWSDSEDDSMLESDSEVVALVGLTTTGAESEVEEFDLKEVMQQYIMLSEASKELKKRNLELSNEVENLKTNISRTEAGFQSQLEAGVAVRKSLVEDFQSLQQKYQERCDKVEELKTEKACLLYKLEQMKTKGGCNSSSGEKLENILMIGKKFGDKHGLGYDVESSSKGEHVIKFVKGSDHSSSQSTFPVREEPKPMLKNFVPVCHHCGKRGHIRPRCNQLRKSSSNDKKPLMIKRKNIFN